A genomic window from Carassius auratus strain Wakin chromosome 45, ASM336829v1, whole genome shotgun sequence includes:
- the LOC113063141 gene encoding ankyrin repeat and SOCS box protein 2-like isoform X1 produces the protein MAVARVTMAASRTTGEDLEDFSAYAHLSQEQLLQIAIERSLADTNLTPWQNQQVHAHMQPADPIATQGPPCNPNPANPPSENKSANIYRNFHNRIFSKGQDKVIAWTRHNGNLQVTVEYMNDLDPILSAIWKGDVKALQKIIHSKSKNLYEPNKDGWLPLHESAYYGSVKCLKILLKAKPETINKQTNKSQTPLMLAVCRKHFSCVEHLLEQGADPNLANNQWETPLYKACEKANEAIVELLLRFGASPTKACAQGGTPLHEAVRNKKLKITKMLIKAGAKLCAKNIYGIDSLFMAAQCNSVEVLNYLIYKGGNVNTQANDDASALFEACKNGHAKAVEILLSQSADVNITNKTGLLPIHVAAKNGHDSIVAMLIPRTSMVKVRSSGISSLHFAAENNKDSVLEILIDAGYDVNAKMSDDWSKMYEDHRSTALYSAVANSNIEAATMLLEAGADPNLDIFNPLLVAVRIGSMEMVALLLKHGANVNAMLPTHPTSFPAALVFCLRFMLMMKCLLDNGCDAQSCFTCQYGSNPHPPIKQGQWTRNGRETMYYLNDEASEYCVEFCEIISTPSVSCWVGPIINTLLDYVGHVKLCFRINEHLDSNKDWAHIKERSVLPCTLMHLCRLKIRQRLGIQRLCHISALPLPERLIMFLNYERESFEDIP, from the exons ATGGCAGTAGCCAGGGTCACAATGGCTGCTTCAAGGACAACCGGAGAAGACCTTGAGGACTTCAGTGCCTATGCACACTTGTCTCAAGAACAGCTGTTGCAGATAGCTATTGAACGAAGTCTAGCTGATACAAATTTAACTCCATGGCAGAATCAACAAGTGCATGCCCACATGCAGCCAGCTGACCCCATTGCTACACAAGGACCGCCATGCAACCCTAACCCAGCAAACCCTCCCag TGAGAATAAGAGTGCAAACATTTACAGAAATTTTCATAATCGTATCTTCAGTAAGGGCCAAGACAAGGTGATTGCTTGGACAAGGCACAATGGAAACCTGCAGGTCACAGTGGAGTATATGAA TGATTTAGACCCTATTCTCTCTGCCATTTGGAAAGGGGATGTAAAAGCGCTACAGAAAATCATTCATTCCAAATCGAAAAATCTCTATGAACCAAATAAAGATGGCTGGTTACCACTTCACGAGTCTGCATACTATGGCAGTGTCAAGTGCCTTAAGATTTTGCTCAaag CCAAACCAgaaacaatcaacaaacaaacaaacaaaagtcagACGCCGCTCATGCTGGCTGTGTGTCGCAAGCATTTTTCTTGTGTCGAGCACCTCTTGGAGCAAGGAGCTGATCCTAACCTTGCAAATAACCAGTGGGAGACGCCATTGTACAAAG CATGCGAGAAAGCTAATGAAGCTATAGTGGAGCTTCTTTTGAGATTTGGTGCTTCACCAACCAAAGCCTGTGCTCAAGGTGGGACTCCACTACATGAAGCAGTGAGGAACAAAAAGTTAAAGATCACGAAGATGTTGATAAAAGCAGGGGCAAAGCTGTGCGCCAAAAATATTTATGGCATTGACTCTCTGTTTATGGCTGCTCAGTGTAATTCTGTTGAAGTGCTTAACTACCTCATATATAAAG GGGGTAATGTAAATACCCAGGCAAATGATGATGCATCCGCATTGTTTGAGGCCTGTAAGAATGGTCATGCTAAAGCTGTTGAGATCCTCTTGTCACAAAGTGCTGATGTTAACATAACCAACAAAACTGGATTACTTCCTATTCATGTTGCAGCAAAGAATGGCCATGACAG CATTGTCGCCATGCTAATCCCTAGAACTAGCATGGTCAAAGTGAGGTCCTCCGGAATCAGTTCTCTTCATTTTGCTGCAGAAAATAACAAAGATAGCGTCCTAGAAATATTAATTGATGCTGGATATGATGTCAACGCGAAGATGTCCGATGATTGGTCAAAAATGTATGAAGATCATCGCAGCACAGCTCTGTACTCAGCTGTGGCAAACAGCAACATTGAGGCAGCTACTATGCTTTTAGAAGCCGGTGCTGATCCAAACCTGGATATTTTCAACCCCCTGTTAGTGGCTGTGAGGATAGGAAGTATGGAAATGGTGGCCTTACTGTTGAAGCACGGTGCTAATGTCAATGCCATGCTGCCAACTCATCCTACCAGCTTCCCAGCAGCTTTGGTTTTTTGTTTGAGGTTCATGTTGATGATGAAGTGCCTACTGGACAATGGCTGCGATGCGCAATCATGTTTTACCTGTCAATATGGCAGTAATCCTCATCCCCCCATTAAACAAGGACAATGGACAAGAAATGGGCGAGAaactatgtattatttaaatgatgaAGCATCAGAATACTGTGTTGAG ttttgtgaGATCATCTCTACTCCCTCAGTCAGCTGCTGGGTGGGACCCATCATAAACACATTACTTGACTATGTGGGTCACGTTAAACTCTGCTTTAGAATAAATGAACATCTAGACAGCAACAAAGATTGGGCCCATATTAAAGAAAGATCAG TTCTTCCTTGCACACTGATGCATCTGTGCAGACTCAAGATTCGTCAACGACTGGGCATCCAAAGACTATGTCACATCAGTGCTCTTCCTCTACCAGAAAGACTAATCATGTTTCTAAATTATGAACGAGAATCATTTGAAGATATTCCATGA
- the LOC113063141 gene encoding ankyrin repeat and SOCS box protein 2-like isoform X2: MAVARVTMAASRTTGEDLEDFSAYAHLSQEQLLQIAIERSLADTNLTPWQNQQVHAHMQPADPIATQGPPCNPNPANPPSKGQDKVIAWTRHNGNLQVTVEYMNDLDPILSAIWKGDVKALQKIIHSKSKNLYEPNKDGWLPLHESAYYGSVKCLKILLKAKPETINKQTNKSQTPLMLAVCRKHFSCVEHLLEQGADPNLANNQWETPLYKACEKANEAIVELLLRFGASPTKACAQGGTPLHEAVRNKKLKITKMLIKAGAKLCAKNIYGIDSLFMAAQCNSVEVLNYLIYKGGNVNTQANDDASALFEACKNGHAKAVEILLSQSADVNITNKTGLLPIHVAAKNGHDSIVAMLIPRTSMVKVRSSGISSLHFAAENNKDSVLEILIDAGYDVNAKMSDDWSKMYEDHRSTALYSAVANSNIEAATMLLEAGADPNLDIFNPLLVAVRIGSMEMVALLLKHGANVNAMLPTHPTSFPAALVFCLRFMLMMKCLLDNGCDAQSCFTCQYGSNPHPPIKQGQWTRNGRETMYYLNDEASEYCVEFCEIISTPSVSCWVGPIINTLLDYVGHVKLCFRINEHLDSNKDWAHIKERSVLPCTLMHLCRLKIRQRLGIQRLCHISALPLPERLIMFLNYERESFEDIP; this comes from the exons ATGGCAGTAGCCAGGGTCACAATGGCTGCTTCAAGGACAACCGGAGAAGACCTTGAGGACTTCAGTGCCTATGCACACTTGTCTCAAGAACAGCTGTTGCAGATAGCTATTGAACGAAGTCTAGCTGATACAAATTTAACTCCATGGCAGAATCAACAAGTGCATGCCCACATGCAGCCAGCTGACCCCATTGCTACACAAGGACCGCCATGCAACCCTAACCCAGCAAACCCTCCCag TAAGGGCCAAGACAAGGTGATTGCTTGGACAAGGCACAATGGAAACCTGCAGGTCACAGTGGAGTATATGAA TGATTTAGACCCTATTCTCTCTGCCATTTGGAAAGGGGATGTAAAAGCGCTACAGAAAATCATTCATTCCAAATCGAAAAATCTCTATGAACCAAATAAAGATGGCTGGTTACCACTTCACGAGTCTGCATACTATGGCAGTGTCAAGTGCCTTAAGATTTTGCTCAaag CCAAACCAgaaacaatcaacaaacaaacaaacaaaagtcagACGCCGCTCATGCTGGCTGTGTGTCGCAAGCATTTTTCTTGTGTCGAGCACCTCTTGGAGCAAGGAGCTGATCCTAACCTTGCAAATAACCAGTGGGAGACGCCATTGTACAAAG CATGCGAGAAAGCTAATGAAGCTATAGTGGAGCTTCTTTTGAGATTTGGTGCTTCACCAACCAAAGCCTGTGCTCAAGGTGGGACTCCACTACATGAAGCAGTGAGGAACAAAAAGTTAAAGATCACGAAGATGTTGATAAAAGCAGGGGCAAAGCTGTGCGCCAAAAATATTTATGGCATTGACTCTCTGTTTATGGCTGCTCAGTGTAATTCTGTTGAAGTGCTTAACTACCTCATATATAAAG GGGGTAATGTAAATACCCAGGCAAATGATGATGCATCCGCATTGTTTGAGGCCTGTAAGAATGGTCATGCTAAAGCTGTTGAGATCCTCTTGTCACAAAGTGCTGATGTTAACATAACCAACAAAACTGGATTACTTCCTATTCATGTTGCAGCAAAGAATGGCCATGACAG CATTGTCGCCATGCTAATCCCTAGAACTAGCATGGTCAAAGTGAGGTCCTCCGGAATCAGTTCTCTTCATTTTGCTGCAGAAAATAACAAAGATAGCGTCCTAGAAATATTAATTGATGCTGGATATGATGTCAACGCGAAGATGTCCGATGATTGGTCAAAAATGTATGAAGATCATCGCAGCACAGCTCTGTACTCAGCTGTGGCAAACAGCAACATTGAGGCAGCTACTATGCTTTTAGAAGCCGGTGCTGATCCAAACCTGGATATTTTCAACCCCCTGTTAGTGGCTGTGAGGATAGGAAGTATGGAAATGGTGGCCTTACTGTTGAAGCACGGTGCTAATGTCAATGCCATGCTGCCAACTCATCCTACCAGCTTCCCAGCAGCTTTGGTTTTTTGTTTGAGGTTCATGTTGATGATGAAGTGCCTACTGGACAATGGCTGCGATGCGCAATCATGTTTTACCTGTCAATATGGCAGTAATCCTCATCCCCCCATTAAACAAGGACAATGGACAAGAAATGGGCGAGAaactatgtattatttaaatgatgaAGCATCAGAATACTGTGTTGAG ttttgtgaGATCATCTCTACTCCCTCAGTCAGCTGCTGGGTGGGACCCATCATAAACACATTACTTGACTATGTGGGTCACGTTAAACTCTGCTTTAGAATAAATGAACATCTAGACAGCAACAAAGATTGGGCCCATATTAAAGAAAGATCAG TTCTTCCTTGCACACTGATGCATCTGTGCAGACTCAAGATTCGTCAACGACTGGGCATCCAAAGACTATGTCACATCAGTGCTCTTCCTCTACCAGAAAGACTAATCATGTTTCTAAATTATGAACGAGAATCATTTGAAGATATTCCATGA